In Setaria italica strain Yugu1 chromosome IX, Setaria_italica_v2.0, whole genome shotgun sequence, the genomic stretch TGGTTCAAAAGAGAACTGGGTTGGGTCGAACCCACatgggaatattcccattaGATCCGGGTCCAAGGGATTCCTCCAAAACCAACGGATCATTTCGACCCAGATCTTCTCACGCGTCTCCTCTCACCGCACCTCCTCTCACCCCCGAGCCCAACGCCAGCACCGCCCGGCTCCAACCCCGCCGCCCTGACCTCCTCCGCCGGAGCCCCCATCCGCCGCCTCAcccaccttcgccgccgcccgtaGCATACGCCGCGCCAGCCCCCATCCACCGCCCGCTGTTCCCCTCACCTTCTCCCttgatctcgccgccgccgcccctgaaaATCGGGATGCCcagccctccgccgcccctgACCGTCGCCGCCCTTGAGATCCACCTCCATCCGAAACGTCCGCTGCGCCCGTGACGTCCGTAGCCGCGCAGAGACGTCCTCAGCCGCCGCCGAACCTGAAATCCACAACCGGGGACTCATCCGCTCCGCGACCCCTCAGATACGCCCCCGACCTGTTCAGCCGCCGCGCCCCAGACCCCTTCCGCCGCCGAACCCCCGTCCCCTTCCGGCACCGCCCCAAGCTAAGTCCGAAGCGGAcacgggccgccgcccctccgaTGCGGCTCCGCCCCAGACCGGAGCCAATCCCCTAGAgtccgtggcgggcggcggcccgtgaccggcgccgtccgctgccgtccgtggcgggcggcggcccgtgaccggcgccgtccgctgccgtccgtggcgggcggcggcccgtgaccggcgccgtccgctgccgtccgtggcgggcggcggcccgtgACCGGCGCCGTCCGCTGCCGTCGTGGTGGGCGGCCCCCTGACCGACGCCGTCCGTGGTGGCCGGCCCCCTGACCGACGCCGTCCGTGGTGGGCGGCCCCCTGACCGACGCCGCCCCTGACCGACGCGCCGCGCCCCTAGCTTGCTGCCGCCCCTGTGAAGCTTCGCCACCGGAGCCAAGCGCCGGATCTGCCAAGCGTCGCCGCCCGTAccatccgccggcgccgcgtctCCTTCTCTCAAAGGTTGAAACCGTGCACCACCATATTTATGTTGGTTCATATTTATTGAATTGAGTTGAATGGTACTGGTTGATAGTATTATGGATTGAATTGAATAAATAGTCCAGTAGCATGACATCCTGGTTCAATTGCCTCTAAGAACAAGTGTTTCTTTTATTGTTGTATTGTAGATGGATAAGAGGACCAAGATTGTAACTTGTGCTACTGCTGCATACATGTTGTTGTCAATGATTTGGTGGCTGCTGGTTTGAAGACATCAAAGGGATTTAAGAAGCACCTTTTTAATGGTTGTGCTAGGGTTATCAATGAGAAGTTCACCACAAGGATCACTGGTGAGCAAGTTAAGAATCATTTGAAAACATGGCAGAAAAGGTATGCAAAGATAAATAGATTGAAGAAGTTGAGTGGTGCCCTCTTTGATGAAGAAAACTGCATGATTACACTAGATGAGGAGCACTACAACGGCCATGTCCAGGTAACCTTACTGTCTTTTGCTTAGTTCTTGATTCATTCACAAGTGTTAGATTATATTAACATATTTTTCCATCTTGTCTAGGATCACAAGTCTGATGctgagtacttgaacaagcccCTCTTGCACTATAGAGAGATGACGGCAATATTTGGCAATACAATGGCTACTGGAAATTTTGCAAAAGACTCAAGTGCACCTCTAGGTAGAGAGGATGATGAGGGTGAAAGTCAAGAAGAGGGGGATGAGGTTACTGGGCATGGTCCAAGTGAGGGGCATACCACTCAAGGGGCAACGTCTTCTGCTAGTAGACCTAGTAAGAAGTCCAAGATAGCTGAAATGGAGGAGGATGGGCTGGTTGCCGCCTTCAAAAGTGTAGGTGAGAACCTTGCCGCTGCCATAAAAATGGTAGCTAAACCTGATAATGAGCTGCCACCTGACCTATTTGATGTCTTGAACCAACTTCCTGGTTTTAATTCAGCACACATATCCTTCTACTATGCTCATTTGGTGAGCAATCCTCACATTGGCAAAGCTTTCTATAACTTGCCATTCGAGCACAAGTTAAATTGGGTCACAATGTTCATCGCTGAGAAGTTCCCTGGAATGTAAgagtgatttcaatgagtaggATGTTTCTTTTGTTAAAACTTGATCATGAATTAGTGTCTAAGTTCTGAATTTATATTATGTAAGCTTCAACTTGATGGCTGATATTGTATTGCCTTGAACTTGGTATATGTAAGGCTATCACTGGCCATTGACGTTGCTCAAGACTGATGAACTTTTGGTGTATGTATGTAAGGCTTGAACTTGGTATATGTTGttattttcatccatcatttggaatatctttcttctttttaaatTAAGCAGTACCATGGTTTAATATTAACGGCAATTTTTCACAAGAGAATAACAGTGCTAGAATGTGAGCAGTAGCAGGTTGATGTCTATATTGTTGATGAATTATGGCAGCTAGGGTAATCTCACCAAGAAGGTGAGCTTATTCATTGTGAAACCCTcatcctccaaccaaacaagagaTGGAACCACTCCAACCCACTTTATCCCataatcaaacaaaaaactgggtccaacccatccctgcaaccaaacaagaactGGGTTCACTCCAACCCAGAAAActgggttggctccaacccaacccgcatggtcccaaaaccaaacgcacccttaacGAACGGTAATGCTACGTTACGAGCGTCCGGACGCGTTGGAGGTTCCGCTCCAAAAATATCTGGCACTTCCTATCTATCCATTTCCacccttctttttcttccccatcccaCTCCCGTGacctttcttcttcaaccttccaccccggcgtcctcctcgtccaccccggCGGTGGCACGCTCCCCCACCCggcggcctcgtcccccacccgctCCCCCAATCGGGCATCCTCCTCgcccaccccggcggcggcacgctcccCTACCCCGGCAACCTCGTCCCCaccccggcgtcctcctcgcccACCCCGGGAGCACCCCTCCCCCGGGGGCGCCCAACGCCctcggatccggtggccctcttcccgaccccggcgagatccgagtCGGGAAGGATCGGACGGCggccatgttgcaataggtatctcacgatgttgcagtagggattcttggatgttgcaagcgctactatttttttcttccccatcccttTTTTACTTCAACCTTCCATCCCGACGTATTCCTCATccatcccggcggcggcacgctcccCAACCCCGGCAGGCTCGTCCCGCACCCCggtggcctcgtcccccaccccaacggcggcgcctcccccaccacggcgtcctcctcgtccaccccgaCGGCGGCAcgctcctccactccgggaacctcgtcccccaccctggcggcgcccctcccccaaCTCCAGCGTCCTCAACCAACCGGGAGCACCCAACgccccggatccggtggccctctccccgaccccggcgagatccgagcggggaaggatcgggcggcagccatggtggacgaccttcgGCGGCAAGCTGGTTGTCGTGGATATgaatgttgcaataggtacctcatggtgttgcaatagttatttttggatgttgcaacggtggctttgatgtttcatctattttgcaacagtctgacttgccagcaatcgggtgttgcaccaacttgttcatgatgttgcatatagttgttttctttgtttcgtctcttcttctttcgttgttgcaatgttgtaagagatgttttttGGTTGTTGCAATGTGGCTGTTTTGACTGTTGCACGAAGCAATTcgggatgtttcatgcacgtaaaggtgttgcaatcctcgatgttgcaagtgttgatttttgatgtttcgatagttatttttcaatgttgcgatggagcgtccgataaaacaaaattatcagatgtccgggcgctagcacttCCATTTAACGAAACCGGTGAACCGGGCGGTTCCATGCAAACCGGGCTGGTTTTGATTTTTACACATGTTACCCCTGTCGATTCAGTGGAACCTTATCTAGCCAGGGATATAAACGGAAAGGCTGGCCTTTTCTCACAGAGGGAAATTGTGGGCGGCGACGCATCTGGAATAGGGActttgccggcggcggcgactgtaGGCGTAGATCACTCTATCCCCTGCTGGCTCTTCGCCAGAGGAGGCCGCTCCACCTCGTCGGCTCGTCCCTGCTCATTCTTCGCCAGCAGCGGCCCCTGGATGGCTCTTCCTTCGGCCTTGCCGCTCTTCACCAACGGCGGCCGCAGGAGCCGGTGTCGAGCCGGCGACTTGAGGcgctccacgcctccacctccaggctccagcgaCCAGCAGTCCAGGTCCAGCACTCATCGATTTCGATTCTCCCTGTCCGGCGCTCCACAAACAGTCAAGCACAAGGAGGCAAGGCCAGCATGACGCAATGACGACATGGAGTATTACTATCCAGAGATGCATACGTCAATGATTCTATTTGTATAGTGGTTAGAGTTTAGACTATTGTGGCTTCAGAGGCTAAAATGTATAGTGATTCAAGATTAATTGAATGGACAGAGCAATTTGTATACTAAATGATTAGAGCAAACTTACAGTAGCACTAAATCAGTGAGTAGGATACT encodes the following:
- the LOC101769341 gene encoding uncharacterized protein LOC101769341, with the translated sequence MITLDEEHYNGHVQDHKSDAEYLNKPLLHYREMTAIFGNTMATGNFAKDSSAPLGREDDEGESQEEGDEVTGHGPSEGHTTQGATSSASRPSKKSKIAEMEEDGLVAAFKSVGENLAAAIKMVAKPDNELPPDLFDVLNQLPGFNSAHISFYYAHLVSNPHIGKAFYNLPFEHKLNWVTMFIAEKFPGM